One part of the Acidobacteriota bacterium genome encodes these proteins:
- the wecB gene encoding UDP-N-acetylglucosamine 2-epimerase (non-hydrolyzing) — MKIMTIFGTRPEIIRLSLVMKVLDQHCEHITVHTGQNYHESLSDIFIRDLDIRTPDVHLGIRSSSFSDQIGQIVAKCDAAIAEHKPDRILILGDTNSALSAITAARRNIPVYHMEAGNRCYDDRVPEEVNRRIIDHSSTILLPYTERSKENLVREGIERDRIFITGNPIKEVLDFFSPKIEESDIVKQLNVRPFEYFLVTLHRAENVDIPERLVKIFKAFSDISVKFGKEILVSVHPRTREKINQFGIAPASAKVRLLDAFGFFDFVKLEKNSLAVLTDSGTVQEECAIFGIPNVTLRDVTERPETIECGSNILAGAEPDAIIRAVELAIAQPASWTPPKEYLAENVAQVVSKIMLGYLSLRNHHSQ, encoded by the coding sequence ATGAAAATAATGACCATTTTCGGGACTCGGCCCGAGATCATCAGGCTCAGCCTTGTGATGAAGGTGCTTGATCAGCACTGTGAACATATAACCGTTCATACCGGCCAAAATTATCACGAGTCCTTAAGCGATATTTTCATTCGCGACCTTGACATCCGCACGCCCGACGTCCATCTCGGCATCCGCAGCTCATCATTTTCCGATCAGATAGGCCAGATCGTTGCCAAATGTGATGCAGCCATTGCCGAACACAAGCCCGACCGCATCTTGATCTTAGGTGACACGAACAGCGCACTTTCGGCTATCACTGCGGCACGCCGCAATATTCCCGTCTATCACATGGAGGCCGGCAACCGCTGTTATGACGACCGCGTCCCCGAGGAAGTTAACCGCCGCATCATCGATCATTCGAGTACGATCCTTCTGCCATACACCGAACGCAGCAAAGAAAATCTTGTCCGAGAGGGTATCGAACGAGACCGTATTTTCATTACCGGCAATCCGATCAAAGAGGTCCTGGACTTTTTCTCACCGAAGATAGAAGAAAGTGACATCGTCAAACAGCTCAACGTGCGTCCGTTCGAGTATTTTCTCGTAACGCTCCATCGCGCTGAAAACGTCGACATTCCGGAACGTTTGGTCAAGATATTCAAGGCTTTCTCCGACATTTCGGTGAAATTCGGTAAAGAAATTCTCGTCAGCGTCCATCCGCGTACCCGCGAAAAGATCAACCAGTTCGGTATCGCACCTGCCTCCGCAAAAGTACGGCTTTTGGATGCCTTTGGTTTCTTCGACTTTGTAAAACTTGAGAAGAACTCGCTTGCGGTTCTTACTGACAGCGGCACGGTTCAGGAGGAATGTGCGATCTTCGGCATTCCCAATGTTACGCTCCGTGATGTTACCGAACGTCCGGAAACGATCGAATGCGGCAGCAACATACTAGCCGGTGCCGAACCTGACGCGATCATTCGTGCTGTCGAACTTGCCATTGCCCAACCGGCTTCCTGGACACCGCCAAAGGAGTATTTGGCCGAAAACGTCGCACAGGTCGTCAGCAAGATCATGCTGGGCTATCTTAGCCTCAGAAATCACCACTCGCAGTAA
- a CDS encoding glycosyltransferase family 4 protein, with the protein MTDNAVDRQTLWVVTELYYPEETSTGYYLTRTAEDMTSLFNVRVICGQPNYSARGIRAPKHETRKGVEIFRAAGTTLNKNVIIYKLVNMVTLGIGIFFKGLLNFRQKDRILVVTTPPTLPFVTAIAALLRGAQYVLLIHDNYPEILFAAGKSKENGAFASMLTYCNRWLYKHASKIIVVGRDMEVLIKQKTKGLDIPIAVIQNWAELETVEPRPRSENTLLKELGLEDKFVFLYAGNMGYPNDIETVVECANRLKGDATIHFIFLGAGVKEMALRKSVNELGLANISLLAPKPRSEQIIFLNACDVALVSLVTKMRGVSMPSRTYNILAAGKPILALTEDDSELAMVIEEDQIGWHVPPGNADKLVSVIAEIYEKRGQLAEYGERSRASAISKYSLETASRKYIEALKF; encoded by the coding sequence ATGACTGATAACGCAGTAGATAGGCAGACGCTATGGGTCGTTACCGAGCTGTATTATCCGGAGGAAACCTCGACCGGCTATTATCTCACGCGAACAGCCGAGGATATGACCTCTTTGTTCAACGTGAGAGTTATATGCGGCCAGCCGAACTATTCGGCCCGAGGCATTCGTGCACCAAAACATGAGACCCGGAAAGGTGTCGAAATATTCCGTGCCGCGGGAACTACGCTCAATAAGAACGTCATCATCTATAAGCTGGTCAACATGGTGACGCTAGGAATTGGTATATTTTTCAAGGGATTATTGAATTTCCGCCAAAAGGACCGCATTTTGGTCGTTACGACACCGCCGACGCTGCCGTTTGTCACAGCGATCGCGGCATTACTGCGGGGAGCACAATATGTTCTTCTCATTCACGACAATTACCCTGAAATTCTGTTTGCGGCAGGGAAGTCAAAAGAAAACGGAGCATTCGCTTCGATGCTAACTTATTGTAACCGCTGGCTTTATAAACACGCCTCAAAGATAATTGTCGTCGGCCGCGATATGGAAGTCCTTATAAAACAAAAGACCAAGGGACTGGACATACCAATTGCTGTAATTCAAAACTGGGCCGAGCTGGAGACGGTCGAGCCCAGACCGCGATCAGAGAACACTCTGTTGAAGGAACTTGGCCTCGAAGACAAATTCGTGTTTTTATACGCTGGAAACATGGGCTACCCGAACGATATCGAAACCGTCGTCGAATGTGCCAACCGACTTAAAGGCGATGCAACGATTCACTTTATCTTCCTCGGCGCAGGTGTAAAGGAAATGGCCCTGCGAAAAAGCGTCAATGAGTTGGGACTTGCAAATATTTCACTGCTTGCGCCAAAGCCGCGTTCGGAGCAAATAATATTTTTAAATGCGTGCGATGTTGCTCTTGTCTCGCTCGTCACTAAAATGCGGGGCGTTTCGATGCCGAGCAGGACATATAACATCTTGGCAGCCGGGAAGCCGATCCTTGCACTGACCGAAGACGATAGCGAACTCGCGATGGTTATCGAAGAAGATCAAATTGGTTGGCATGTGCCGCCGGGCAATGCCGACAAACTGGTGTCGGTGATCGCCGAAATATACGAAAAGCGAGGACAGCTTGCCGAGTACGGTGAACGATCTCGGGCGTCCGCGATCAGCAAATACTCGCTCGAGACCGCATCGCGTAAATACATCGAAGCGCTAAAGTTCTAA
- a CDS encoding glycosyltransferase family 4 protein, with amino-acid sequence MSKVEYIIFAVAFVATYFGVEWFRQWTLSRGFLDHPNERSSHETPTPRGGGLVIAAVVLISYMSGSWFLDYSVSIGFITGAVLIVAISWLDDIYSLSFGWRLLVHLVAAAFVIVDVGTFDSASIPLIEAPIYLGKVGIVISILWIIYLVNAYNFMDGIDGIAGVQAAAAGLGWLILGLLIGLPGAVIIGGVIIFASVGFLFHNWQPAKIFMGDAGSAFLGFTFGSMPFMFRQSENANSNILPFLALLFVWPFVFDSALTLFRRMLRGERVWTAHREHLYQTLVISGRSHKWVSTLYGIIALSIAVPAAFVIEPRYSHLLLPLAGVVFVSTLLLITVLFRRRSATKT; translated from the coding sequence TTGTCCAAAGTCGAATACATCATTTTTGCAGTTGCTTTCGTCGCCACATATTTTGGCGTCGAATGGTTTCGCCAATGGACATTGAGTAGGGGCTTTCTCGACCACCCGAACGAACGCAGTTCACATGAAACGCCGACTCCACGCGGCGGAGGCCTCGTGATCGCTGCCGTTGTACTCATCTCCTACATGTCCGGTTCGTGGTTCCTGGATTACAGTGTTTCGATCGGTTTCATCACAGGTGCTGTCCTGATCGTGGCCATAAGCTGGTTGGATGACATTTATTCGCTTTCGTTCGGGTGGCGACTGCTTGTACATCTGGTGGCGGCCGCATTCGTCATCGTTGACGTTGGCACTTTTGACTCTGCTTCGATACCGCTTATCGAAGCCCCTATCTACCTAGGCAAAGTCGGAATAGTGATCTCTATTTTGTGGATCATCTACCTTGTCAATGCCTATAATTTCATGGACGGCATCGACGGCATTGCCGGCGTACAGGCCGCTGCTGCGGGACTCGGCTGGTTGATCCTCGGGCTCTTGATCGGCCTGCCGGGTGCGGTAATTATAGGTGGAGTCATCATTTTCGCAAGTGTTGGCTTTCTGTTTCACAACTGGCAACCGGCAAAGATCTTTATGGGTGACGCCGGAAGTGCGTTTTTAGGTTTTACGTTCGGATCGATGCCTTTTATGTTTCGCCAGTCGGAAAATGCCAATTCAAACATCCTTCCTTTCCTTGCATTACTCTTTGTGTGGCCGTTTGTTTTCGATTCGGCGTTAACTCTATTCAGGCGCATGTTACGCGGCGAAAGAGTTTGGACAGCTCATCGGGAGCACCTTTATCAAACTTTGGTCATTTCCGGCCGTTCACATAAGTGGGTTAGTACGCTTTACGGTATTATTGCTTTATCAATTGCGGTTCCCGCGGCATTTGTGATCGAACCCCGATATTCGCATCTCTTATTGCCGCTCGCCGGCGTTGTTTTCGTATCCACGCTATTGTTGATTACGGTACTATTTCGCAGACGGTCAGCCACAAAGACATAG